The genomic region AGTCTGCTCTTTTACTCTCTTTCACTGTCCAAGtacaacataaaatattattttgtcgcaAATAAAGCAACTACAAGTCTTACATTCTCAAGTATCACCTTAAAAAGTCATTAATGTCGTACATATTGCATCGTAGAATTATTGTGATTGCTAACGCAATTATACTCCAAAAATGTTTCGCATGAAGCGGCGCTAACCGAGACGGAACGATAAAAAGATTGAAAGACTGCGTTGTGCCGAAACGACACACGCACGGCTATAAGTTCATTTCCGTGTTATTAATGCAAAGATGCCGCGTGTAGGACATTCGTACATAATATCTGACTAATTGAGGCCGACGCGTGTACTTGGCGATCCTCCAAGTCGCTTTGATCGCACGTAGATCGACCCTATGCGAAAGCAACACGCACACGGCACACACGTACCCACACGTTCCTGTGGAACATGTTTCTGTAGATTTAAGTACACGCTTGTGCCATACGAAACGAGCAAATGGATCGAACTGAAGTTTGTAGTCTTTTCACGATGCTCAAAGACCACTTTGCACTGAAACCTTGTTTAAAGAAGGAAATAGAGGAATATGAACAATCGTTTTAAACCCGAAGAAACATTTCCATGATTTCAAAGAGAATCGTACATCATAGGTAATATCGTCAGTTTGCTGGAAGTAAATATGCGAGGAAGTCGATTTGAGTTAGAAACCTTGcagtagaaaattattaattatttcataatctattgtaataaaaaaatttatttctttaaccaATAGTCTCTAAATTTTAAGGatctttgataaaattattctttgcaTTTATTTCTCACTATGCAACAAAAACAATGTAAACCCAATCCTTCAAGTTGTGACATTTTTAAACGGCATAATTTCATTAGTAAAAATCATGACACTCgcataatagaaaataataattctcgttttgacgattaatttttgcaaatatttgaaaaatcgccAATTCTTGAAGTGTGTTACTCTTCCTAGTGAATCAACGATAACGACATGACAAAAGTTGGTCGTGGAGAAACGAGCATCGAAAGTCGCGCGAGCGCTTTCTGCGAACCTTTCTCGAGGATATGTCAACGTGTCGGAAGAACCGCGCGTGAACGACGATTTTTCCTGTGATTTATTAACGATACTACCGCGAGACGTTGACACAGGAGAGGCAGAAAACGAAGGGGGAATAACTGTCATGAATCGACGTGGTGAAGTACGAGCTTAAATTCATCGTGAGTACGCCGATTCAATGGCACCAGCACCAATTTTTCGATCGATCTACCTCGCGGAGGAATGCTGCTAACTTTATTCAGGTAcggaacaaaaataattttaaatagaaataatacatCATCGAtcctttttacaaaataaaaaaatgcggCTGAATAATTTTGCTAACCAAAAAAACAGATTGACCATGATCGTTCCGCTACTAATCAGCGCAGTTGGCGTCGAAACCAATCCTGAAAAATTATCGTTCGTACCGTCAGAAGAAAACAAAGCAGTGGTCCAATCGCATCGACAAGGTTCTGCGTTTTTAAAAGAGAAGTCCGTTCGCGATGAAGATTCAGGTCTCGTAGAGAAGCGGCAAGCGAACAAGAATAGTCGATATTCCAGCGATCAAGATTCGATAATACGTCGTGGTAGTGTCAGTTTCGTGAAGAACAGAATCCCGAGACAAGGCGGCGGAGGATTAGCGCACAAAATGGCTAAGGACGCGCTCAAATCTCCGAAGATGCAGGAGACTATAAGGAAGCTTTCGCGAGTTGCGCCCAAAGGAACTCTTCGTGGGAGTATTAAAATGCCAACAGTATCGAAAACTGGCTCGAAGGTGGCCGAAGGTAGAAGACACCGGAAAGTGTTGAGACACAAGggacaaagaaagaagaaaaagagaaaaaggtagTGAAAGAAGTTGTTACCCTATCGACATTCAGACACGTAAATATATTTGGTAATTACATAGAACAGGACATACCTCATTGATTTCAATGATCTTGGTATACAGTAGAATTTATaggaacgaaattttagttagCGATAGTTGAACGAACTTCTGTTCGTTCGTTCAACTTATCTGAACGTGAACTCCCATTGCACGAATAAAAATGCACTAATAGCGGGGAGAATCAGTCTTATCCTATCGTATGAATTATCTAATGTCCGATAGAATTCATATAAATGGAAATCTATCGTATGTTGTcaacatattgaaaaatataattgctaTATTTTCCTGTTTTTCAGACATCACCGAAAGTTCAGAAAACAGCAACCTGGTTTGTTAAAGAGAGGATCCTCTAAGGTAGGTAAGCTTCGTTCATCAATTTTCCACTAATTATCATGGCCTTCCCAAGCGGTCAATTTGACTACGCATCGGATAAACGttcgaaaaatattccttTACTCAGAGAACGTTGGACACCGAAAGGGGCATTAAGGCGTTGACAAAGAAATCAAAAGGAAGGGGGAGATCTATGATTAAGCATAATCCAGTTATTCTTGGCGAGAAATCACGCGACGAATTGTCCACCGAATCGGACGTCGAAGTTAGCGCTGTTAAAGTCGACGACAGCGATTACGTTGATTTTTCCTCGCCTTTGAGTACCACCCAAAAATCGCATAAGATCGAAAGCGAAAAGATGATCGATCGTTTAATGAGAACTACCACGAAGGATCCGTCGAAAAAGAATTCAGGCGACCAAGGAGTCGAGTATTCGGATTATTATAGCGACGACGAAGTTCTCCAAGACATCGCTGCGAATAAAATTCCGATACAGCTGGCCGAGTCGAAAAATCTTAACGATCGATTCGCACGACAAGCGATGAATTTTACGTCGCACCGTAGCAATCGGATGAAACACTTGAAACCTTACTATCCGGATTACAATACTCGTGGAAGAGACCTCAGGTACAAGGACGACGGTGTCAATTACcttaataattttcagaaCTATCCGACAAATGAACGTTTCTCGAGACTAAATCGGAACTCCGGACTCTTTGGAACAGATGATCCTTTTCTCAGTTACGAGACTAATTACGGATCCTCGGAACAtcaaaacgaaaatttcgGCGCACCATATTCGGCCAATACGGCAGAAATTCCGGAACATTCGCGAGTAGCCGAAGATAATAATTTCGATTCGAATGAATTAAACGACGAAGTTCAACAACCTGTTGTCGAGACGCAGAATCCAAATCAATTGAATTATTGGAATCAATACGAAACTCCTGAAGAAAACTTGCAGAACTTAAATCTGGACGAATCTCAGACTCTGAACGTAAACGAACCGATCGAACCGCAAATTCAAAGTTTAAATAACTACCAACAGATAGAGACAAATTTGCCACAGGAAGGAAACTTCGAACAGAGTATAATGAATCAACCTTTAATAGATAACACGAGGATCCCAGGCGCGAAAGTAGAAAATACGGAAATTGGTACTTCATTTAATTACTCTCCTCCTCAATCGTATAGTAATCAAGAAAACCAGCAACAAGACCAACAAGTAGCTCTGCAAAATTTCCCAGTACAGTCCAGATATAATCTTTCGACAGTAAACGTTCCCAATGCGATGGACCAGCCTCTTGGAAAGGTTCTAGAATTCCTAGGAATTAACGTCGATGGTGGTAATCGCAAACAAAATCCAAGTTGGAACGAAAATATTAATCATCAAATATTGCCTTATTCCAATACCTACGAGAATGGAATACCGGAGGAACATTTTATAAGTCCAAGTTATTTAAAGAAGAAACCAGGCAGAGAACAACAAACTAGTTTTCACGAGGATGACAATACGAGAGGATTGGAACATCAAGCAATTAGATACAGAAGCAGAAGTAAGGCGGAAGAGGGAAATTTTATGGGGCAGTCGAATCGAAATGGAATATATAACAATGATATTTTGGCACGTCTGAACGATGATGGGGACCCTGGTCATAATACGAATATTTCCACCGCGGTGCATAACACGAAAGAGCTAGCCAGTGAAATACTCAGTACCATAATGGACGAACTGGAGGAACTGAAAGAAGATCGGTCGAAGAACGACAAGAGGGAAGGTAAGATCAAGTAAACTGTGCATAATGTGTAATGTGATgttgaatgaaaataaatgaaatagatGGCCTGAAGCTTGGCTATCCCTGATATGTGAAATGAGCGATATTTTTAGGCTTACCTTGCCGTTTGTCAGGGTCCTGGTCAACGGCTCAGGCCGGAATGAAACTGGATATGAGGGTCGTGAATCGTACTATAATCGTGAAGCTTTCCGACCTCACGTCAACGCGTTTACACGATAGTTTGCTGAATGGAACGTGGAACGTATCTGGTCATGCCCCATTCAAACGTGGTTCGCCATTTACCCTCATCGCCACCAATAATTGTACCAATTCCATAGCCGTCTTTGTTGGTATGCAATTTTAcgaataattgtattttttgcATATCAGTGTTTTATTCGTGACTATTTATAAAAGGGATTATCTTTCCTTTAtcacaaaaatatgtatttttttctaaagA from Bombus fervidus isolate BK054 chromosome 11, iyBomFerv1, whole genome shotgun sequence harbors:
- the LOC139992260 gene encoding uncharacterized protein, with translation MLLTLFRLTMIVPLLISAVGVETNPEKLSFVPSEENKAVVQSHRQGSAFLKEKSVRDEDSGLVEKRQANKNSRYSSDQDSIIRRGSVSFVKNRIPRQGGGGLAHKMAKDALKSPKMQETIRKLSRVAPKGTLRGSIKMPTVSKTGSKVAEGRRHRKVLRHKGQRKKKKRKRHHRKFRKQQPGLLKRGSSKRTLDTERGIKALTKKSKGRGRSMIKHNPVILGEKSRDELSTESDVEVSAVKVDDSDYVDFSSPLSTTQKSHKIESEKMIDRLMRTTTKDPSKKNSGDQGVEYSDYYSDDEVLQDIAANKIPIQLAESKNLNDRFARQAMNFTSHRSNRMKHLKPYYPDYNTRGRDLRYKDDGVNYLNNFQNYPTNERFSRLNRNSGLFGTDDPFLSYETNYGSSEHQNENFGAPYSANTAEIPEHSRVAEDNNFDSNELNDEVQQPVVETQNPNQLNYWNQYETPEENLQNLNLDESQTLNVNEPIEPQIQSLNNYQQIETNLPQEGNFEQSIMNQPLIDNTRIPGAKVENTEIGTSFNYSPPQSYSNQENQQQDQQVALQNFPVQSRYNLSTVNVPNAMDQPLGKVLEFLGINVDGGNRKQNPSWNENINHQILPYSNTYENGIPEEHFISPSYLKKKPGREQQTSFHEDDNTRGLEHQAIRYRSRSKAEEGNFMGQSNRNGIYNNDILARLNDDGDPGHNTNISTAVHNTKELASEILSTIMDELEELKEDRSKNDKREGLPCRLSGSWSTAQAGMKLDMRVVNRTIIVKLSDLTSTRLHDSLLNGTWNVSGHAPFKRGSPFTLIATNNCTNSIAVFVGACRVCQGIDTIAGVWSVARQPKGCKDFQVSTSVFNDIFRKTKLSSMKEKQGANSTENATMKHKKRKS